A single genomic interval of Pyrus communis chromosome 5, drPyrComm1.1, whole genome shotgun sequence harbors:
- the LOC137735045 gene encoding ER lumen protein-retaining receptor-like, giving the protein MNLFRLAGDITHLFSILVLFLKIRSTKSCAGISLKTQELYALVFLTRYLDLIVKYYSVYNTLGKLIFIGTSFATVWHMRYHKVVKQTYNKDQDTFRHYYLILLSLGLALLIPRAFTVIEVLWAFSIYLEAVAILPQLVLLQRSRNIDNLTGNYVFLLGAYRSLYLVNWIYRFFTELHTVRWIPWISGLVQTALYADFFYYYIKSWKEHEELKLPA; this is encoded by the exons ATGAATCTGTTTAGGTTGGCTGGAGACATAACCCACTTGTTCAGCATATTGGTCCTGTTCCTTAAGATCCGCTCCACCAAATCTTGTGCAG GAATTTCACTCAAAACTCAAGAACTCTATGCGTTGGTCTTTCTTACTCGATACCTTGACTTGATCGTCAAGTATTACTCAGTGTACAACACTCTGGGGAAGCTCATCTTTATCGGAACTTCTTTTGCCACGGTCTGGCACATGAGGTACCATAAAGTAGTGAAGCAAACCTACAACAAGGATCAAGATACTTTCAGACATTACTATCTCATACTTTTATCCTTGGGGCTGGCTCTTCTGATTCCGCGTGCTTTTACTGTAATTGAG GTTCTGTGGGCATTTTCAATATATCTTGAAGCTGTGGCAATCTTACCACAGTTGGTATTACTGCAGAGGTCAAGAAACATTGACAACTTAACTGGAAATTATGTTTTCCTTCTCGG TGCTTATCGTTCTTTATATCTTGTCAACTGGATTTATCGTTTCTTCACAGAACTCCACACAGTTCGCTGGATAC CTTGGATTTCAGGCCTTGTTCAGACTGCTCTTTATGCTGATTTTTTCTACTACTATATCAAGAG CTGGAAGGAACACGAGGAGCTTAAGCTTCCCGCTTGA
- the LOC137734587 gene encoding wall-associated receptor kinase-like 22: protein MAITETVVQEGQIRRFINEIVALTKINHENVVKFLGCCLETEALMLVYIASESAAALAYLHSAAETSKPMIIHGNVNSSNILLSDCFVAKVFGFGSSRLVRVPSNESQMNTLVQQTVGYLDPEYLQAGQLTDKSDVYSFGVVLLEILTGEMPMIVVPLVNEGNREQLRAVAGPAKSCLKLSSAERPAMEEVAGELRRLCGSTHSS from the exons ATGGCCATAACGGAAACAGTAGTGCAGGAGGGCCAAATCAGGCGTTTTATAAATGAGATTGTCGCTCTTACCAAAATCAACCATGAAAATGTGGTGAAGTTCTTGGGCTGCTGTTTAGAGACTGAAGCACTCATGTTGGTCTAT ATAGCCTCAGAATCTGCTGCTGCTCTTGCTTATCTGCATTCTGCAGCAGAGACATCAAAACCAATGATCATTCATGGAAATGTCAACTCTTCCAACATATTATTAAGTGATTGTTTTGTGGCAAAGGTCTTCGGTTTTGGATCTTCCAGGTTGGTCCGGGTCCCTAGTAATGAATCCCAGATGAACACATTGGTACAGCAGACAGTTGGTTATCTAGACCCCGAATATCTCCAAGCAGGCCAGTTGACAGATAAGAGTGATGTTTATAGCTTCGGAGTCGTCTTATTAGAAATTTTGACGGGAGAGATGCCAATG ATCGTTGTGCCACTAGTAAACGAGGGTAACAGAGAGCAACTCAGAGCAGTTGCAGGGCCTGCAAAGAGTTGCCTCAAGTTGAGTAGTGCCGAAAGGCCCGCGATGGAAGAAGTGGCAGGGGAATTGAGGAGGTTGTGTGGCAGCACACATTCTTCCTAA
- the LOC137734121 gene encoding laccase-15-like has protein sequence MNILISLQLVVGLLLSTVGIFHCQASSPRYTFVVEETSYKRLCSTKNILTVNGQFPGPTLYARAGDTIIVDVYNKGNRNITLHWHGVKQPRNPWSDGPDYITQCPIQPGARFTQTIIFSSEEGTLWWHAHSEWDRATVHGAMIIYPKKGATYPFTKPHAELPIILGEWWKEDIGQLYDETIQSGGDPNNSNAYLINGQPGDLYPCSKPDTFKLTVDYGKTYLLRLINSAVQEMMFFAIANHNVTVVGSDAKYTKPFSTDYVTISPGQTIDLLLNADQSPNNYYIAAKAYVASARIPYDNTTTTALLRYNRNSSSTPTSLPYLPSHNDTNASVHFTSKLKSLADKNHPVDVPHNITTHLFFTLSINTLPCPTNSCTGPNGARFASSINNISLVDPTIDILQAYYFHVNGAFGTRFPNSPPLLFNFTAQDLPLYLQTPKQGTEVKILEYNSTVEIVFQGTNLFGGDDHPMHLHGFSFYVVGRGLGNFDKDKDPLTYNLVDPPLQNTIAVPINGWTTIRFRANNPGVWFMHCHLDRHMSWGMDVTFIVKNGKGLGEQMLPPPQGMPPC, from the exons ATGAATATTTTAATTAGCTTGCAACTTGTAGTGGGCTTGCTATTGTCTACTGTTGGCATCTTCCATTGCCAAGCTTCGTCTCCTCGTTACACTTTTGTG GTAGAAGAAACTTCATACAAACGATTGTGTAGCACAAAAAATATCTTGACTGTAAACGGTCAGTTTCCGGGACCAACATTGTATGCTCGTGCTGGAGATACTATCATAGTGGATGTCTATAACAAGGGCAATCGTAACATTACCCTCCATTG GCATGGAGTTAAGCAACCGAGGAACCCATGGTCGGATGGTCCCGATTACATCACGCAATGTCCTATTCAACCAGGAGCTAGGTTTACCCAAACCATTATATTTTCCTCAGAGGAAGGGACCCTATGGTGGCATGCTCACAGCGAGTGGGATCGAGCCACCGTCCACGGTGCTATGATTATATACCCCAAGAAGGGAGCCACTTACCCTTTTACCAAGCCTCACGCAGAATTACCAATCATCTTGG GAGAGTGGTGGAAGGAAGATATTGGACAACTTTACGATGAAACGATTCAAAGTGGAGGGGACCCTAATAATTCAAATGCTtacctcatcaatggtcaaccCGGCGATCTCTATCCTTGCTCAAAACCAGACACATTCAAGCTCACAGTTGATTACGGCAAAACCTACCTGCTCAGACTAATCAACTCTGCCGTGCAGGAGATGATGTTTTTCGCCATTGCCAATCACAACGTCACGGTTGTAGGCTCAGATGCTAAATACACCAAGCCATTTTCAACAGATTATGTAACCATATCTCCCGGGCAAACTATTGATCTCTTGTTAAATGCCGACCAAAGCCCCAACAACTACTACATTGCTGCTAAAGCCTATGTTGCCTCGGCTAGAATTCCCTACGACAACACAACCACCACCGCATTACTCCGATACAACAGAAATTCTAGTTCAACCCCTACTTCGTTGCCATATCTTCCTTCCCATAACGACACCAACGCATCAGTTCACTTTACCAGTAAACTCAAAAGCTTGGCTGATAAAAACCACCCTGTTGACGTGCCACACAACATAACAACTCATTTGTTTTTTACACTATCCATCAACACACTACCTTGCCCGACTAATTCATGTACTGGGCCTAATGGGGCACGTTTTGCCTCCAGTATCAACAACATTAGCCTTGTCGACCCTACCATTGACATATTGCAAGCTTACTATTTCCATGTCAATGGGGCATTTGGAACTCGCTTTCCAAATTCCCCGCCCTTGCTGTTTAATTTTACAGCTCAGGACTTGCCGTTGTACCTACAGACGCCGAAGCAAGGGACGGAGGTGAAGATACTGGAGTACAACTCAACTGTGGAAATTGTGTTTCAGGGGACAAATTTGTTCGGAGGAGATGACCATCCGATGCATCTCCACGGATTCAGTTTCTATGTTGTGGGACGGGGGCTTGGGAATTTTGACAAGGACAAGGACCCTTTGACGTATAATCTTGTTGATCCTCCTCTTCAAAACACCATCGCTGTCCCTATAAATGGTTGGACTACCATTAGATTCAGGGCAAACAATCCTG GCGTTTGGTTTATGCACTGTCATCTGGATCGACATATGTCATGGGGCATGGACGTGACGTTCATAGTGAAAAATGGAAAGGGCCTAGGAGAGCAAATGTTACCTCCGCCACAAGGAATGCCTCCATGTTAA
- the LOC137734710 gene encoding ERAD-associated E3 ubiquitin-protein ligase HRD1B-like has translation MMKLQTYAGISLVATLAIVYHAFSSRGQFYPAMVYLSTSKISLVLLLNMGLVIMCTMWQLTKKLFLGSLREAEVERLNEQSWREVMEILFAITIFRQDFSVLFLAMVTALLLIKALHWLAQKRVEYIETTPSVPMLSHVRIVSFLGFLLVLDSLFLYSSISNLIRTQKASVSLFFSFEYMILATTTVSTFVKYVFYVTDMLLEGQWEKKPVYTFYLELIRDLLHLSLYLCFFLVIFTYYGVPLHLIRELYETFRNFKIRIADYIRYRKLTSNMNDRFPDATPEELNASDATCIICREEMTTAKKLLCGHLFHVACLRSWLERQHTCPTCRALVVPPDSGTGTAGQRGSQSDAHQQGTTAQGGGVAGDNVSQHEARLRAAAAAASIYEKSYVYPSANRLVWSPGYTAIPQVQRHTADYSSNTESSGESSIGQSLPQLAAQGGAANLSFSQFPPYMFVPGANVAYGERLGSDPNLTASRLEAQKKLLQHQIEMLQNQLQVLQKPKPNESVDMCPTTASLDGKGKSVAACSSVSDCGRHEDRVDS, from the exons ATGATGAAGCTGCAAACCTATGCCGGGATTAGTTTGGTAGCAACCCTAGCGATTGTTTATCATGCATTTAGCAGTAGAGGCCAGTTTTATCCGGCAATGGTGTATTTGTCGACGTCGAAGATCagcttggtgttgcttctcaaCATGGGTCTGGTCATTATGTGTACTATGTGGCAATTGACTAAAAAGCTCTTCCTTGGATCACTCCGGGAAGCCGAGGTTGAGAGGCTTAATGAGCAGTCGTGGCGGGAAGTCATGGAAATCCTCTTTGCCATCACTATTTTCAGGCAGGACTTTTCGGTCTTGTTTCTTGCTATGGTTACGGCTCTGTTGTTGATCAAGGCTTTGCATTGGTTGGCTCAGAAGAGGGTTGAGTACATCGAGACTACTCCGTCTGTGCCCATGCTGTCTCATGTTCGAATTGTCTCCTTTTTGGGTTTCTTGCTTGTTCTAGATAGTCTCTTTTTGTACAGTTCAATTAGCAACTTGATAAGgacacaaaaggcctcggtttCCCTCTTCTTTTCGTTCGA GTACATGATACTAGCAACAACAACAGTGTCAACATTTGTGAAATATGTTTTCTATGTTACTGACATGCTATTGGAGGGACAATGGGAGAAGAAGCCTGTCTACACGTTCTACTTGGAACTTATTCGGGACTTGCTTCACTTGTCTCTGTATTTGTGcttcttccttgtgattttcaC GTACTATGGTGTGCCATTGCACTTGATACGTGAGCTCTATGAAACATTTAGGAATTTTAAGATTCGCATTGCTGATTATATTCGTTATCGAAAGCTCACATCAAACATGAATGATCGATTCCCAGATGCTACGCCTGAAGAGCTTAATGC AAGTGATGCAACTTGTATCATTTGCCGTGAAGAGATGACAACAGCCAAGAAACTATTATGTGGACACCTTTTTCATGTCGCTTGCCTTCGATCATGGTTAGAGCGACAGCATACCTGCCCTACTTGCAGAGCCCTAGTTGTACCTCCTGACAGTGGAACTGGTACAGCTGGACAGAGGGGTTCACAGTCAGATGCTCACCAACAGG GCACAACGGCTCAGGGTGGTGGAGTTGCTGGTGATAATGTGAGCCAACATGAAGCCAGGCTccgtgctgctgctgctgctgcatcaATATATGAGAAGTCTTATGTATATCCTTCTGCAAACAGACTAGTATG GTCTCCTGGATATACGGCAATTCCTCAGGTTCAAAGACATACGGCTGACTACTCCTCTAATACTGAATCTAGTGGAGAATCTTCTATTGGACAATCACTGCCACAACTTGCAGCCCAAGGTGGAGCTGCAAACTTGTCCTTCTCTCAGTTTCCACCTTACATGTTTGTCCCCGGAGCCAACGTGGCCTATGGGGAGAGGTTGGGCAGCGATCCAAATCTGACAGCTTCTCGGCTGGAGGCCCAGAAAAAGCTTCTTCAGCACCAGATTGAG ATGCTGCAGAATCAGCTCCAAGTTTTAcagaaaccaaaaccaaatgaaagtgTGGACATGTGTCCAACAACGGCATCTTTGGATGGCAAAGGAAAGAGTGTCGCAGCTTGTTCGTCTGTTTCAGACTGTGGACGTCATGAAGATCGGGTTGATTCGTAG